ATAATCGGGAGCGACACAGGTTTGTCCGGCGTTTAAAAACTTAGCCCAAACCATACGTTTGGCCGTCATTTTTATATCGGTATCGGCCATCACAAAAGTGGGGCTTTTACCACCCAGTTCTAGTGTAACAGGCGTTAAATTTTCAGCAGCAGCTTTATAGATTATTTTTCCAACAGCGGTACTTCCGGTAAAGAAAATTTTATCAAAACGATGTTTTAGCAGTGCTGTGGTTTCTTCTACGCCACCTTCAACAACGCAAAAATAGTCGCTAGGGAAATTATTATTAATAAGGTTGGCCATCACTTCCGATGTTTTTTTTGGAAGTTCACTAGGCTTTAAAATAACCGTGTTTCCAGCGGCTAAGGCTGTAATAGCGGGTAACAATGATAATTGATAAGGGTAATTCCAAGCACCTATAACCAATACATTTCCTAAGGGCTCGGGAATTACATAGCTCTTTGCAGGCCAGTTGACTAATCCCGTAGAAACGCTTTGTTTCTTGCTCCACTTTCTTATGTTTTTGATGAAGCTTGATAATTCATGGTAAACGAGCGCCAGTTCGGTGACATAGGTTTCAAATTGCGATTTGCCAAAATCTTCATAAATGGCTTGGTACAATAAAGCTTCGTTAGATTTTAAAAGGGTTTCAATTTTTTTAAGCTGCGTTATTCTAAAGGAGACATCTTTAGTGCTATTGGAATTAAAAAAGGCTTGTTGCTGTTTTAGTAAGGTATTAATGTCCATAGGTCATTTTTTTTCGCCTTTAATGTTATAGTTAATTCGCAGTTCCGAAAACACCGTTAAGCTTTAACCTAATGATTTCAAAGCGAGTTTCTAAATTTAGGTGTCAAGCCATAAATTTAGATAAAGATTTGTAAGCCCAGATTTTTTTGATTGCGTTTTTTATTCAATAGAAAAAATAAACAGCATTTTTTACGGAGAAAAGGTGATAAAATTAAAAAAGCTGTTTAAACCTAAGCCTTTACTATGACTTTCTAGAAATATGATTTTTCTACAAAGGGATGAAGCAAATGGCCACCTAACTTTAAACAGCTTTTTTCAAGAAGGTATGCGTCATTAGTTTTCGCGTAAAAATGTACTCACTTCAATAGCAACATCTTCCCAAGTTTTACTAACACCATCAGCACCTTTATGTAAATCGAAACACACTTTATTTAACGATTCTAAAGCGTCTAAGGCTTTCCAATCGGCAAGATTCATAACACCAGTTAAGGTAACGCGTCTTTCATCTGTAATAGCAACATCCATAGGTAAATTTTGTGTTTCACCATTCATTGTAATTGAAGCCACGGCCGAGCCATTTTCAAACTTTAGAGTTCCTGTAATTAAATTGGTGTCTAACATAGCTCCAAAAAATGCTGTTTTAATTTTTGCATCTCGAGTATTTGTAGGGTCGTTGGTAAACAAACTACTTACTGGAATCGAAAAACTTAAGTTGTTTAAGGCTTCTTCTGGAGTGTCTCCCGTTTGTTCTTCAAACTTAACAGAGGTAAATTCTCCGCCAACCCCAACTTTATCGGTAGTTTTATAAGCGGTAAATTTTACAGAAGTGGCTTCTGGTTTTACCACAAATTTTGCGCTTGTTGCTGCTTCTGTAGATGTTTCTGTTTTTGATTCTTTTTTCTCTTGTTTACAAGCTGTTAGGCTCAATGTTATAGCAATAAAAAATAAGCTTATTTTTTTCATTTTAAAATGTTTTTATTTATTCGAAAGTTAGTGATTATTAAAGAATATCCCAATAACTGTTATGACAATTATCATGTTTTGCCATTTTGAATTGGGGTATTTTTGGGTATGTCAAACGCTTTAGTAAATAAATATAACATTCCAGGGCCTCGATACACAAGCTATCCAACTGTGCCTTACTGGGATAATACCTCTTTCTCCTTAAGCCAATGGAAAACTTCGTTACACAAGGCTTTTAGTTCTAGTAACTCCGAAGAGGGTATTAGTTTATATATTCATCTGCCATTTTGCGAAAGTTTATGCACCTTTTGTGGTTGTAATAAGCGTATTACCAAACAGCATGGTGTAGAATCTCCATACATCAATGCCGTTTTAAAGGAATGGCAACTGTATTTAAAATTATTTGATGAAAAACCCATTATTAAAGCGCTCCATCTTGGTGGTGGTACGCCCACGTTTTTCAGTCCGCAAAACTTAAAAACACTCATTAACGGCATTTTGAAGCATGCTATTATTGCCGAAAATTATGAGTTTAGCTTTGAAGGTCATCCTAATAATACCACAAAGGAACACCTACAGGCCTTGTATGATGTAGGTTTTAGACGTGTAAGTTACGGGGTTCAGGATTATAATGATACCGTTCAAAAGGCGATTCATCGTATTCAACCTTTTGAAAATGTAAAACGTGTTACCGAACAAGCTAGAGCAATTGGCTACACATCGGTGAGTCATGATATTATTTTTGGTTTACCCTTTCAGAGTTTAGAACATGTTAAGGAAACCATTTTAAAAACGAAATCGCTTTTGCCAGATCGTCTGGCCTTTTACAGCTATGCACATGTGCCTTGGGTAAAAGGGAATGGACAACGCGGATTTAAAGATTCTGATGTGCCTTCTGGGGAATTAAAAAGAAAACAATACGAAATAGGGAAACAGTTGTTAGCTGAGGTGGGGTATGAAGAGATTGGTATGGATCATTTTGCCTTAAAATCGGATACCTTATATCAATCCATGATTTCTGGTGATTTACATCGCAATTTTATGGGGTATTCAGATTCCAAAACCATGGCGATGATTGGTTTGGGTGTATCGGCTATAAGCGATAGTTGGTATGGCTTTGCGCAGAATGTAAAATCTATTGAAGATTATTATAAATTACTTGATGCTGATACCATTCCGGTTTATCGTGGTCATATTTTAAATGAAGAAGATTTAATTGTGCGTCAGCATATTCTCAATTTGATGTGCCGTTTTAAAACCTCATGGACGCCAACATATTTGTATTTTGATGCCTTGCCAGATGTTCTTGTTAAATTAGAAGAAATGGAACATGACGGTCTATTATTAAGAACAAAAAACAGTGTTGAGGTCACACCAAAAGGGCAACCTTTTGTGCGTAATATTTGTATGGCTTTTGATGTGTTATTACAAAGAAAGCAACCTCATACCCAGTTGTTTTCTATGACGGTATAGTGTTAAAATTGATGTGAAAATGTTTTTTTTAGCACATTAAATGTATTTACAATTTAAGTAGAATTAGTATAAACTCTAACTAACAACCATGCTAATTCTGAAGGGCTTTCTGAGGAAAGCCTTTTTTTTAATCTATATCGGTAGCTAAAACATTGGATAGCTTCGCTTTAGTTTGCAGTAAATCGTATTCTATAGACACGCCTTTAAGTTCGGCATCTATGAGTTTAGATTCTCTAGAATTTACCAAAAACAAAGAGCTTTCGCCTAATGAAAATTTTCTTTCCTCGGCGTTTAGCATGATTTTATAGTCTGAAATAATCTCTGAGGTGTGTTGGGTTTGTACTTTGTATGAGGCAATTTCTTGGTTTACCGCGTTAATTTTATTCTGAAGCGTTACCCGTGTAGCACTAATGTCTAACGACGTGTTTTGAAGTTTCATTTTAGCCAATTGTAAATCGCCACGTTCTTTTCTTAGAAATAAAGGGAAACTCACATTAACATAACTTTTATAATTAGCCGTATTAAAAGATTGAATGAGATCTGGTGTTTGCGATAAAAAATTATATTGTAAATCTATTTTTGGTAACAGATTATTTGTTTTAAGTCTTTTTTCAACTTCTAAACTTTTATATTTATTTTGAAGCGATAACATTTTAGGATGATTTTCTAAAGAGATATTTTCAATATTTAAATTACTGGTATTAAAAACCGCATCTATTTGATTACTGGTGCTAACATCAGGGATAATATTATCTTTTAATTCAATAGGTGTATTTTCATTTAACCATAAATAATTGGAGAGTTCTAAAGTAGATTTAATATATTTTATTTTGGCTTTTTCTAAATTTAACTTTCTTGTATTTAGAGTTATACGTGCTTCAACCGTGTCAATGGCCGGTCTTTCTCCAACCTCAAAACTTGTTTTGATGCCATCTAAACGCTCTTGGGCATTGTTTAAAAAGCTTTCATAGATGCGTTTTTCTTTATAGCTTTTTAGCCATTCGAAATAGCTTAATGAGGCTTGGTATACTATGTCATTTACAAGAAGTAAGCGGTCTGCTTTGGCTTGGTTAACAAATAGTTTGGCTTGTTTTAAAGTTGCCATACGTTCGTTAATTAGGAGGCCTTTGGCAAGAGAAACAGAAATCCCTGCACTATATAAACCATCGGTGGGTAAACTCGATTCTGGGTTTAAATACTGCCCTGTGTTTTCTTCAAAGTTACCTTTAAGTTCTATGCCATACCATGTGGGTATTTTAAAACTAGCATTAAGCTTATCGTAATATTCGGTACCTTTAAAATTTTTTCTTCCATAATCAACTTCTAATTTAGGGTCGAAAGCGCCTCTAGATTTTAAAAGTTTCGCTTCACTTTCATTTAAAATTAGATTGGCTTGTTTTACAATAGGATGAAACGATTTTACATACCCTAAGTATTCTGCCAAGCTAATGGTTGATAGGCTATCTTGCGCATATAAATGGCAAGTAGATACTAATATTAGGCTTAATATGAAACGTCTCATTTTTTGTCTTTTTTAGTCGTGCTTTGAGGTTGATAGTAATTTGGCGGGAAACTGTTTATCTGACGCCAAATTTCAAACCAAATAGGGACATCTTGTAATAATGCCATGGTTCTTGCACCCGAACCAACCCGAATAGCTTCAGGCCATGGGTGTTGAGATTCGTCGGGAACCAGAAGTATTCTATACTTTCCGTTAGGGCTAATAAATTGCTCAATAGCGATAACCTCTGCACCATAAGTACCGTAAGATACATTAGGCCATCCACTAAAAACAATAGCAGGCCATCCATCAAATTGAACACGGGCTTTTTCTCCAATGTGTAGTAGTGGCAGGTTTATAGGCTCTACATAAGTTTCAACAGCTAATTGGTATTCGGCAGGCATAATACCAACCAGCTCGGCACCCTCTTTAAAAGTCGTTCCTATACCATCGGTAATCACTTTGTTTATGTAGCCTTTTTGAGGCGCCGTAACATATAGCAAACTGTTACGTTTTTTGTAATTACTATA
This genomic interval from Tamlana carrageenivorans contains the following:
- a CDS encoding aldehyde dehydrogenase; the protein is MDINTLLKQQQAFFNSNSTKDVSFRITQLKKIETLLKSNEALLYQAIYEDFGKSQFETYVTELALVYHELSSFIKNIRKWSKKQSVSTGLVNWPAKSYVIPEPLGNVLVIGAWNYPYQLSLLPAITALAAGNTVILKPSELPKKTSEVMANLINNNFPSDYFCVVEGGVEETTALLKHRFDKIFFTGSTAVGKIIYKAAAENLTPVTLELGGKSPTFVMADTDIKMTAKRMVWAKFLNAGQTCVAPDYVLVEKAIETEFLEALKAEISAHYSSATIEDNYLQIINAANYKRLIKLLDKDKIYYGGQTNCENRFIEPCILHQVTFDDDVMQDEIFGPILPIITFTNLDEAIKKVKERPKPLSSYIYSKNKKTINKILHEVSFGGGAVNDSLMHLSNNSHLPFGGVGLSGIGAYHGKTGFDTFTHQKSILHKSFWLEPNVKYAPYSHFKLKIIKWLMG
- a CDS encoding YceI family protein, with the protein product MKKISLFFIAITLSLTACKQEKKESKTETSTEAATSAKFVVKPEATSVKFTAYKTTDKVGVGGEFTSVKFEEQTGDTPEEALNNLSFSIPVSSLFTNDPTNTRDAKIKTAFFGAMLDTNLITGTLKFENGSAVASITMNGETQNLPMDVAITDERRVTLTGVMNLADWKALDALESLNKVCFDLHKGADGVSKTWEDVAIEVSTFLREN
- the hemN gene encoding oxygen-independent coproporphyrinogen III oxidase; protein product: MSNALVNKYNIPGPRYTSYPTVPYWDNTSFSLSQWKTSLHKAFSSSNSEEGISLYIHLPFCESLCTFCGCNKRITKQHGVESPYINAVLKEWQLYLKLFDEKPIIKALHLGGGTPTFFSPQNLKTLINGILKHAIIAENYEFSFEGHPNNTTKEHLQALYDVGFRRVSYGVQDYNDTVQKAIHRIQPFENVKRVTEQARAIGYTSVSHDIIFGLPFQSLEHVKETILKTKSLLPDRLAFYSYAHVPWVKGNGQRGFKDSDVPSGELKRKQYEIGKQLLAEVGYEEIGMDHFALKSDTLYQSMISGDLHRNFMGYSDSKTMAMIGLGVSAISDSWYGFAQNVKSIEDYYKLLDADTIPVYRGHILNEEDLIVRQHILNLMCRFKTSWTPTYLYFDALPDVLVKLEEMEHDGLLLRTKNSVEVTPKGQPFVRNICMAFDVLLQRKQPHTQLFSMTV
- a CDS encoding TolC family protein; amino-acid sequence: MRRFILSLILVSTCHLYAQDSLSTISLAEYLGYVKSFHPIVKQANLILNESEAKLLKSRGAFDPKLEVDYGRKNFKGTEYYDKLNASFKIPTWYGIELKGNFEENTGQYLNPESSLPTDGLYSAGISVSLAKGLLINERMATLKQAKLFVNQAKADRLLLVNDIVYQASLSYFEWLKSYKEKRIYESFLNNAQERLDGIKTSFEVGERPAIDTVEARITLNTRKLNLEKAKIKYIKSTLELSNYLWLNENTPIELKDNIIPDVSTSNQIDAVFNTSNLNIENISLENHPKMLSLQNKYKSLEVEKRLKTNNLLPKIDLQYNFLSQTPDLIQSFNTANYKSYVNVSFPLFLRKERGDLQLAKMKLQNTSLDISATRVTLQNKINAVNQEIASYKVQTQHTSEIISDYKIMLNAEERKFSLGESSLFLVNSRESKLIDAELKGVSIEYDLLQTKAKLSNVLATDID